The DNA region CTTTGTAAAAAGGGTAAAATAGCCTCATCTAAAAAAGCATTAGCGTCTAAAACTAAGGGTTTTTTGTTTAAATTCTCATCTTTTAAAAGTTCTAAATTTAAAAGCCCCATTCCAAGTGCGGCAGCGTTAAAATTAAAATCTAAATTTTCTTTTTGCATTAAAAGTGCTGAATTTGGCTTTTCTTTTACAAGAGAAACTAATCCTGCTCCAAAATTTAAAGCCCCAAGTCCTGCTAAATTCGCTGCTCCTGCGTTTCCCACTACGGCGATATGTCCGTAAGCTCCCTTATTTGTTCCAGCATTTCTTTTAATGAGCTTTAAATCCTTTTTTTCAAGTAAATATGTTTTTATTTCTGTGCTAAAAAGCTTATGAGAAATCCCAAGTTTTGCAAGTCTCAATCGCCCCACAAACTCTTTTGTAAAATCTTCCAGCAAAAGCTCTTTAAAAGCTCCCATACTTAGCGTAATGTCCGCTTTAAAGCAAACCTCACTTCCCAAAGCAGTGGGTATATCACAGGCGATTTTAAGGGCTTTATGCTGATTAATCTTTTTTAAAAAATTTGCCGTTTTTGCATCCAAATTCCCCTTAAAACCACTCCCAAAAATGCAATCCACTATCACACCATAACGCTTTATTTTAGGCTCTTTATTAAGAAAAGAAAAGCCATAATTTTTTAAAATTTGCTCTTGTTTTAAAAACATAGCATTTTCTTTAAAACCTAGCTTATAGGCTTTGGCTTTTTTAAGATGACGCAAGGCTACAAGCCCATCAGCAGCATTATTCCCTCCACCTAGTAAAAAAAGCACCCTTTTATTTTGAAGCTTTTTACGCTCTTTTTTGATTAATTTTGCTAAAGCTATGCCAGCATTTTCCATTAAAATAAGCTCATCAAGCCCTAAACTTACTGCTCTTAAATCAAGGCTTTTGCTTTCCTTAACGACAGCTTTCATCACTCACTCCACTTTTCTAAGCTTTTTTGCGTTTTTGCGCCCAAATCTTTAAGCTTACTTACCCTTGAGTTTAAATTTCCTGTCCCTAAAAAAAGCTTATTTTGCAGATTTTCTATTTGAATATTAAGGCTTTTACTCGCATTTTTAAGCTTATCAAAATCCTCTAAAACCCCTGCAAATTTATCGTGAAATTTACCAAGCTCCTCAAAGGCTTTTAAAATATTTTCATTGCTTTTAATGTGTCTCCAAGAAATATTAATGGTATTTAACGCCATAAAAAGCGTGTGTGGGGTGGTGAGATAAATATTTTTCTTATAAGCGTATTGATACAACGAAGCATCAACGCTAAGGGCGAGGTCCAAAAGATTTTGATAGGGGATAAAAAGCAAGATAAAATCATAAGTGTAAGGGCTAAATTTCGTATAAGGCTTTTTGCTAAGCTCATCAATTCTTTCTTTAAGATTAAAGGCAAGATCCTTGCAAACGCGTTTATTTAAATCGCTAAAATCAAAATCATTTGGCAGGGGAAATTTCGCATCGATGATGATATTTTTTTGCGAGTCTAAAAACACAACAGCGTCCGCAATATAGCTTTTTAAATCCTCCTTAAACGGCACTTGGAGTTTATATTGCTCCTCTTTGATTAAACCGCTATTTTCTAGGATATTTTGAAGTTGAAGTTCGGCAAAATTCCCGCGAATTTTTTTATCTCCCTTGAGTATGGTTGCGAGTTTATCGGCATTTGTTTTGATAGTTTGAGAAAATTCAAACATATTTTTAATATTGCTTTGAAGGCTAATTTCATTTTGGCTTAATCTTTCACTATATTCTCTTACGCTCTTTTTTACAGGGATGAAAATCTCCTCTAAAAGCTTTTTAATGTCCTCATTTAGCATAATTTTGTTTTGATTAAGATAATTTAAATTTTGCTTTTGAAGATTATTTTCTAATTTTTGCTCTAAGAGATTAAGAGTTTTTTCATAATCTTGCTTTAAATTTTCTCTTTCTCTTAATTGTAATGACATAAATTCTTTATATTGCGTTTCTTTTTCTTTAAGTGAATTTTCTAAAATTTCGCACCTTGAAAGAGCTTTATATAAAGCGTCTTTTTTATTTTCATTATCTTCTTTTAGGGCTAAAATATCCTTTTGTTTGATCCTATAAAGCACGACAAAAGCATATAATAAAATCAAAATAAATGCTAAAATTATACCCTCATACATCTTTAATCCTAAAACTCAAAGCCTCCAAAAGATGGCTTTTTTCTATGATTTCACTTTGTTTTAAATCCGCACAGCTTCTAGCGACCTTTAAGCTTTTATTAATGGAACGCCTTGAGAGTTTAAAACGCGATATAGCCATATCTAGCACATCTTTTGCCTCCTTGCTTAAAATGCAAAAATGCTTCAAATCCTCATCTTTTAACTTGCCATTAAATTCCCTCTGCCCTCTTTTTTTAGAAAAGCTAAAAGCCTCCAAAACAAGCTCACTCATTTGCTTTGAGCTTAGGCTTGGCTTATCATCTTTGCTTATTTCATCCATAGCTACATAAAGATCTATTCTATCTAAAATAGGCGATGAAATGCGCGCTTTGTATTTTTTCACCTCATTTTCTGTGCAAACACAAGCGAGATTTTTAGAAAATAAATTTCCACACGGGCAAGGATTTTGTGCGGCGATGAAGGCGAATTTGGTTTGGTAAGTGATTTTAGAATTGACCCTTGAAATATGAATTTCATAATCTTCCAAAGGCTCTCTTAAACTCTCTATCACCTGTTTAGAAAAATGCGGAAATTCGTCAAAAAACAGCACTCCGCCATTTGCCAAAGCGACCTCACCTATTTTGGCATTAAGCGTTCCACCTCCAAAAATGCTAGCCCTCGTGCTAGTGTGATGTGGATGTCTAAAAACACGCCTTTTAGCAAATTCGCAATCCTTAGAATCTAGCGACATATAGGCATTTTGCATTAAAATTTCGCTTAAACTTTGCGGCGGCATAATATAAACAAGCCTTTTAGCACACATACTCTTACCACTTCCAGCACTTCCTTCAAAAAGTATATTATGCATACCAAGAGCGGCGATGATACAAGCTTTTTTGGCAAGCTCTTGCCCCTTCACATCGATGAAGTCAAGTTTAAATTCGTCATTGATGATATAAGGCTCATTTTCTATTAATAAGGGCTTGGCAAAAAGGGGGTGGCTTTGAGTGTGGCGGAATTTTTCATAATTTTTCTCTTTAAAAAATTCTAAAGCTTCAAATAAATTTTCGACACCATAAATTTCTAAATTTGGTATCATTGAGGCTTTGAGAGCAAGACTTTTAGGCACGACAAGTTTGGCTCTTTTAAGCTTAGTGCTTAAAAATAAAAGCAAGGAAAAAAGCTCATTTGTGCTTTTGACACTTCCATCAAGTCCAAGTTCTCCCACGACAAAAAAATCGTCCAAGTTCTCCTCATTTTGCAGTAAAATCAAAAGTGCGATAGCAAGGTCAAAGTGTGAGCCCTTTTTGGGGATACCAGAAGGGCTTAGATTAATGGTGATTTTCTTAGCGGGAAAGGTAAAATCGCAAGTTAAAAGAGTCGCTTTAATCCTCTCTACACTTTCTTTAATGGCAGAATTTGGCAAACCTACTATGCTAAGATTTGGCAGTCCTCTTGTAAAAACGCTTTCTACATCGATTAAGTCCAATTCATCGCTAAAGCTTAAGCATTTAAATTTTTTCATTTGCTTTTTTTGATTTGCGTTGCTTTTTAAATTCTTTACTAAATTTTTCGCGTTTAGAAAAAGGAAGTTTTTCTATAAATAAATGCCCGTCTAAATGGTCATTTTCGTGCTGGATCGCCACAGCTAAAAAGTCTTCCGCCTCAAGCTCTTTTTCTTTACCAAAGCGGTCTTGGTATTTAAGTGTGATTTTACGATGCCTTTGCACTTCTTCGAAGAAATCAGGCACACTCAAACAACCCTCCGTGCAAACGATAAGCTCGTCATTAAGAGGAGTTATGACTGGATTGATAATTTCTAACAAATCTTCTTTTTTTTGCTCTTCATTTTCATCGATAATATTAACGATAAAAATCCTCAAAGGCACATCAACTTGTATAGCCGCAAGTCCCACGCCACCACTTGAAAGCATAGTTTCATACATATCATCAAGTAAAGTGTGAAGCTCTTGGTCGAATTTTTCCACAGGTAAAGATTTTAAAAAAAGCCTTTTGTTAGGATAAGTGATGATTTTTCTTACCACGCTGTCCTACTTAAAGCTTTTTTCTAAAACCTTATCGATAAGCCCATATTCTTTAGCCTCAACCGCACTCATAAAAAAGTCTCTTTCGGTATCTTTGGTGATTTTGGCGATTTTTTGATTGGTGTTTTGGGCTAAAATTTCATTAAGTATGGTTTTAAGTCTTAAAATTTCTTTTGCTTGAATTTCTATATCTGTGGCTTGTCCTCTTGCTCCACCTAAGGGCTGATGAATCATAATGCGTGAATTTGGTAATGCAAAACGCTTTTGCTTTGCTCCACAGCTTAACAAAAATGCCCCCATAGAAGCAGCTTGCCCTATACAAATGGTGCAAACATCAGGCTTAATATAATTCATCGTATCATAAATGCTAAAACCACTCGTTATTACGCCACCTGGGGAGTTAATGTAAAGATAAATATCTTTTTGTGGGTCCTCCGCTTCTAAAAATAAGAGTTGTGCCACGATAGAAGATGCCACATCGTCATTAATCTCACCACTTAACATTACAATGCGATCTTTTAAAAGGCGTGAGTAGATGTCATAGCTTCTCTCTCCGCGACTCGTTTTTTCTATTACATAAGGGATATACATTATTTATCTTCTTTCTTTTCTTTTTTAGCCTTTTCCTTAGGCATAAAAATGTCATTAAAAAGCTTTTCTTCAATTAAAGCCATTTTAACCGCTGGTAAAGCACCTTGTTTTTTATAATTTTCCAAATGCTCTTTAGGATTAAAACCATAGCGATATGCCTCAAAATATACCGCTTGAACAAGCTCTTGATCACTCACTTCGATCTTTCTAAGCTTGGCTAACTCATCAATGATAAAGGTAAGTTTCACGCTTTTTTTCGCTTCATCTTTAAAGCTATTTCTCTTAGCTTCATATTTGTCTTTATCATTTTGAATTTCTTTTTTCTCTTCTTCGCTAAAGGCACCAAAAGCTTGTCTAAACTGCATATCAATCTCTTGCTCTAAAATACCCTTAGGCAAATCAAATTCAAAGGTTTCAATCAAAGAATCCGCAAATTTCGCCTTTAATTCTTCGTTAATAAGCTTGAATAATTTTTCATTTTTAATCTGCTCTTTAAGTTTTTCATCTAAAAGCTCTTCACTTGCTTTTTCTTCATTTGGAAGAAGTTTTTTAAGAAGTTCTTCGTTTAATTCTGGAAATTTAAGCTCCTGAATTTCGTGCAGTTTGATTTTAAAAATTGCATCTTTACCTGCTAAATTTGCCGCTCCATATTCTTTAGGGAAAGTTACCGAAATGTCCTTTTCTTCGCCACTTTTCATACCCACCATCGCCTCTTCAAAGCCCGGGATAAATTGCTTAGAGCCTATTTCAAGCACATAGTTTTCAGCCTTACCTCCATCAAAAGCCTTACCATCTACAAAACCTTCAAAGTCAAATTTCGCATAATCACCCTCTTTTAAAGCCCTTTTTGTTTTAATTGCTTCAGTTGTGGCATAGCGTTTTAAAAGCTCATTTTTTTTCTCATCGATTTCTTTTTTACTGACCTTTGGAGTGCTAAATTCAGGGATGCATTTTTCATAACCATCAAGTTTTAATTCAGGCTTGAAAGAAAGAACTAGTTCGGCGATAATTGCATCATTTTCACGCTCAAATTTTTCAAAATAAGGCTCACCCACAAGTTCTTTTAAATCTTTTTTAAGCTCCTTTAAAGCACTATCTACGGCATTTTTGAAAAGATTTTGTTCGGCATCGTTTCTTAATTCTTTCTCATATCTTTTCAAAACGGCACTTACAGGCACCTTACCCGGACGAAAGCCGTCCATTTTTATTGTTTTAGAAGCTTTTTTAGCTAAATTTTCTACCTCAGTATTAATCGATCCACTTGGAATTTTCACGCTTGCAGCGGCATTGACAGAGTCTAATTGCTTGGCTTTTATTTCCATTTTTTTCCTTCAAATAAAATTCAGGCTGAAAGTATAGCAAATTTTTCCTTATTACTTGCATAAAAATTAAAGAGTAATATGATAAAATTAAGAAATTATAAATTGTGGAGAGAATTTTGCAAGAGAAATTTGAAAATTGTGTGAAAAATATGCTTGAGCTTATCGGCGAAAATCCTCAAAGAGAAGGACTTTTAAAAACTCCTACACGCGTTTTTAAATCTTATGAATTTTTAACAAATGGCTATAAAAAAGATGTGAAAGAAATTTTAAATAACGCTCTTTTTGATAGCTCAAACAATGAAATGGTTTTGGTTAGAGATATTGAATTTTACAGCCTTTGCGAGCATCATCTTTTGCCTTTTTTTGGGCGAGCTCACATTGCCTATATCCCAGATAAAAAAGTCGTTGGACTTTCTAAAATTCCACGACTTGTGGAGGTTTTTGCTAGAAGATTACAAATTCAAGAGCAGCTTACCGAGCAAATCGCAGAAGCTTTAATGCAAAATGTCGGTGCTAAAGGTGTTGGAGTCGTGCTTGAAGCAAGACATATGTGTGTAGAGATGAGAGGCGTTCAAAAGGCAAATTCCACAACCTCCACTTCGGCACTTAGGGGACTTTTTCTTAAAAATGAAAAAACAAGACGCGAATTTTTTTCTCTTATTAATTCTTCTAAGCAAGTGAGATTTTAAGGAAGTTGTGATGAAAAAAGACTTGCGGTGCAATTTTATGGACATTTAAGAACTTATGAGAAAACTTATAAAAGTTTATTTAAACATATTATAAAGATAAACGAAGCTGATGGTTGGGAAGTCGATTTTTTCATCTATACTTACGATAAATTCGAACATAACACAAAAACTTGGCATCATCACAATTCTAACCTTAAAAATCGCTTTGTTCTAAAAAGTGATGAAGAAAATTTGCAAAGGATATTTCGCCCAAAAGCCCTTAATATAGGTCATTTAGAAGAGAACGAACATGGGATGTTGAAAAGTATTGAAGAGGGCAATAAACTCCGTCAAGCCTACGAAAAAGAGCAGGGCTTTAAATATGATTTGATTTTTTATACACGACCTGATTTGATTTATGTTAGCGATTTACGAATCAATACTTATTTAGATATTTATCAAAATCATCCTGAATTTAAGCATTTTGGACTTAATTATAAGTTTTATCTCGTGTGTCATGGGCAGTTTAAAAGGCTTCCTGTGGCAGATCCGCGTTATTTTTTAGAAAGTCTATGTTTTTTTTGCAAATTTTAACGCAGGTTATATTAACGGCTGCGATGAGGGAGTGAAAATTTTAATTGATTATACTTTCAATAGGGATTATTTTATGCAAAGAGAGGATTTTATCGTTGGTTTTGGAAGTGATGTTAAGCAAAAATATGAAATGCTTAAAAAAGAATGTGAAGCTTTTAAACAATTGGGCTCTAAAGAAAATTTAAAATCTCTAAAAGCGAAAAATTTAGAACTTAAAATTAAAAAAAAGCAAATAGCTCTCAAAGAATTCATGCGACCCAAATTTATCTTAGCTCAAAATGAAAGCGCTTGTTTTGCGGTAAAGCAACATTTAAGCTATAAGTTGGGTCAAGCGATGATAGAATGCTCAAAGTCCCTTTTTGGTTATGTGTGTTTGCCTTATGTTTTATATTACATCAAAAGCACACACAAAAAAGAAAATTTAGAAACTACACAACAATTTTTAGACTATGAAGAAGCACAAAATATTAAAAATCACTTAAGTTATAAATTAGGTCAAGGCTTGCTCCAAAGGACACGGGGGGGGGGGGGGGATTATGCAAAGCTATATAGCGCTGCTTAAATTTTGGATTTTTGATGTTAAAAAAATTAAAAAAGAATTTTATAAAACAAGCAAATTTTTAAAGACAAAAAGTGAGCTTACAAAAACTTAAAAAAACTGAAAATGAATTTAATTCCATATTTTAAAGAAATCGCAAAAATTTCTGCCGTAAATAGAACAAATAAAACTTTAAATAAAATGCTGTTAATGTAACTCAATTTTTAAATTTTTCTAAATTAAAAGAGTATTTTACTCTTTTTTAATGATTTTTTGTTAAAATTTCCTATCAAACTTTAAAGGAGACACGATGTTTGAATTAAGAAAATTACCTTACGATACTAATGCTTTTGGCGATTTTTTAAGTGCTGAGACCTTTAGTTATCATCACGGCAAACACCACCAAACTTATGTTAATAATCTTAACAATCTTATCCAAAATACCGAATTTGCGGGAAAAGATTTAGTAAGCATTATTAAAAGCTCGAGTGGCGGAGTGTTTAACAACGCAGCTCAGGTGTATAATCACGATTTTTATTTTGACTGCATTACTCCAAGTCAAAGCACCTGTGAATGCCCAAATTTAAAAGCGGCTTTAGAAAAAAATTTTGGCTCATTAGAAAGCTTTAAAGACGAATTTATTAAAGGTGCGACAGGGGTTTTTGGCTCGGGTTGGTTTTGGCTTGTTTTAGATAATAAAACGCAAAAACTTGAATTTGTAGGCACTTCAAACGCTGCTACGCCGATTTGTGAGGATAAAATTCCTCTTTTAGTTGTCGATGTATGGGAGCATGCTTATTATGTCGATCATAGAAATGCTAGACCTGCATATTTGGAGAAATTTTACGCTCATATTAACTGGGCTTTTGTCGCAAAAGCTTATGAGTGGGCTTTGAAAGAGGGTATGAGCTCAGTTAGCTTTTACGCAAATGAACTTCACCCTGTGAAATAATTAGCCCTTATTTCTTTCCTTGAGCTTAGTGATAAGATCATTTAAGCTCAAGTTTTTATCGCTTAATAACACGCTAAGATGATAAAGTAAATCAGCCCCCTCGCAAATCAGCTCCTCTCTATCTCCAGCTACCGCCGCCAAAGCTGTTTCAACTCCCTCTTCGCCGACCTTTTGTGCGATTCTTTTCGTGCCACTTTGAAATAAGCTTGCCGTGTAAGAACTACTTTCATCAGCCATTTTTCTAGCATTTATCAAACGCTCAAGCCTTGAAAGAAAGACATAATCGCCCCCCTTAGAAACGCTCTCAAAACAAGATATAGTGCCATTATGACAGGTTACGCCTACGGGATTGACTAAGATTAAAAGGCTATCTTTATCGCAATCAAGCCCTAAATCTACGATATTTAAGAAATTTCCACTCTCCTCACCCTTAAGCCAAAGCCTTTTTTTAGTGCGTGAGTAAAATACGACCTTACCACACTCAAGGCTCTTTTTTAACGCCTCCTCGTTCATAAAGCCAAGCATTAAAACTTCACAGCTTTTAGCATCCTGTATGATGACAGGAACTAAGCCTCCTACTTTTTGCCAATCTAGCTCTTTAATCAAATTTTCAAATTGTTTCACCCTTTTTCCTTATAGCACTTTTTCAACCACTTC from Campylobacter upsaliensis includes:
- a CDS encoding NAD(P)H-hydrate epimerase, encoding MKAVVKESKSLDLRAVSLGLDELILMENAGIALAKLIKKERKKLQNKRVLFLLGGGNNAADGLVALRHLKKAKAYKLGFKENAMFLKQEQILKNYGFSFLNKEPKIKRYGVIVDCIFGSGFKGNLDAKTANFLKKINQHKALKIACDIPTALGSEVCFKADITLSMGAFKELLLEDFTKEFVGRLRLAKLGISHKLFSTEIKTYLLEKKDLKLIKRNAGTNKGAYGHIAVVGNAGAANLAGLGALNFGAGLVSLVKEKPNSALLMQKENLDFNFNAAALGMGLLNLELLKDENLNKKPLVLDANAFLDEAILPFLQREDVVLTPHPKEFTRLFKMCFKQNLSVEDLQKNRFFYAEQFSQKYPCVLVLKGANTIISQKDKQFIVNLGKANLAKGGSGDVLAGMIAALLGAGFSPLKAAKNAVLAHALVSKAYQFNANSFDALKLIKGLKCL
- a CDS encoding DNA recombination protein RmuC → MYEGIILAFILILLYAFVVLYRIKQKDILALKEDNENKKDALYKALSRCEILENSLKEKETQYKEFMSLQLRERENLKQDYEKTLNLLEQKLENNLQKQNLNYLNQNKIMLNEDIKKLLEEIFIPVKKSVREYSERLSQNEISLQSNIKNMFEFSQTIKTNADKLATILKGDKKIRGNFAELQLQNILENSGLIKEEQYKLQVPFKEDLKSYIADAVVFLDSQKNIIIDAKFPLPNDFDFSDLNKRVCKDLAFNLKERIDELSKKPYTKFSPYTYDFILLFIPYQNLLDLALSVDASLYQYAYKKNIYLTTPHTLFMALNTINISWRHIKSNENILKAFEELGKFHDKFAGVLEDFDKLKNASKSLNIQIENLQNKLFLGTGNLNSRVSKLKDLGAKTQKSLEKWSE
- a CDS encoding YifB family Mg chelatase-like AAA ATPase — its product is MKKFKCLSFSDELDLIDVESVFTRGLPNLSIVGLPNSAIKESVERIKATLLTCDFTFPAKKITINLSPSGIPKKGSHFDLAIALLILLQNEENLDDFFVVGELGLDGSVKSTNELFSLLLFLSTKLKRAKLVVPKSLALKASMIPNLEIYGVENLFEALEFFKEKNYEKFRHTQSHPLFAKPLLIENEPYIINDEFKLDFIDVKGQELAKKACIIAALGMHNILFEGSAGSGKSMCAKRLVYIMPPQSLSEILMQNAYMSLDSKDCEFAKRRVFRHPHHTSTRASIFGGGTLNAKIGEVALANGGVLFFDEFPHFSKQVIESLREPLEDYEIHISRVNSKITYQTKFAFIAAQNPCPCGNLFSKNLACVCTENEVKKYKARISSPILDRIDLYVAMDEISKDDKPSLSSKQMSELVLEAFSFSKKRGQREFNGKLKDEDLKHFCILSKEAKDVLDMAISRFKLSRRSINKSLKVARSCADLKQSEIIEKSHLLEALSFRIKDV
- the def gene encoding peptide deformylase, producing the protein MVRKIITYPNKRLFLKSLPVEKFDQELHTLLDDMYETMLSSGGVGLAAIQVDVPLRIFIVNIIDENEEQKKEDLLEIINPVITPLNDELIVCTEGCLSVPDFFEEVQRHRKITLKYQDRFGKEKELEAEDFLAVAIQHENDHLDGHLFIEKLPFSKREKFSKEFKKQRKSKKANEKI
- the clpP gene encoding ATP-dependent Clp endopeptidase proteolytic subunit ClpP, which codes for MYIPYVIEKTSRGERSYDIYSRLLKDRIVMLSGEINDDVASSIVAQLLFLEAEDPQKDIYLYINSPGGVITSGFSIYDTMNYIKPDVCTICIGQAASMGAFLLSCGAKQKRFALPNSRIMIHQPLGGARGQATDIEIQAKEILRLKTILNEILAQNTNQKIAKITKDTERDFFMSAVEAKEYGLIDKVLEKSFK
- the tig gene encoding trigger factor — encoded protein: MEIKAKQLDSVNAAASVKIPSGSINTEVENLAKKASKTIKMDGFRPGKVPVSAVLKRYEKELRNDAEQNLFKNAVDSALKELKKDLKELVGEPYFEKFERENDAIIAELVLSFKPELKLDGYEKCIPEFSTPKVSKKEIDEKKNELLKRYATTEAIKTKRALKEGDYAKFDFEGFVDGKAFDGGKAENYVLEIGSKQFIPGFEEAMVGMKSGEEKDISVTFPKEYGAANLAGKDAIFKIKLHEIQELKFPELNEELLKKLLPNEEKASEELLDEKLKEQIKNEKLFKLINEELKAKFADSLIETFEFDLPKGILEQEIDMQFRQAFGAFSEEEKKEIQNDKDKYEAKRNSFKDEAKKSVKLTFIIDELAKLRKIEVSDQELVQAVYFEAYRYGFNPKEHLENYKKQGALPAVKMALIEEKLFNDIFMPKEKAKKEKKEDK
- the folE gene encoding GTP cyclohydrolase I FolE, giving the protein MQEKFENCVKNMLELIGENPQREGLLKTPTRVFKSYEFLTNGYKKDVKEILNNALFDSSNNEMVLVRDIEFYSLCEHHLLPFFGRAHIAYIPDKKVVGLSKIPRLVEVFARRLQIQEQLTEQIAEALMQNVGAKGVGVVLEARHMCVEMRGVQKANSTTSTSALRGLFLKNEKTRREFFSLINSSKQVRF
- the sodB gene encoding superoxide dismutase [Fe]; this encodes MFELRKLPYDTNAFGDFLSAETFSYHHGKHHQTYVNNLNNLIQNTEFAGKDLVSIIKSSSGGVFNNAAQVYNHDFYFDCITPSQSTCECPNLKAALEKNFGSLESFKDEFIKGATGVFGSGWFWLVLDNKTQKLEFVGTSNAATPICEDKIPLLVVDVWEHAYYVDHRNARPAYLEKFYAHINWAFVAKAYEWALKEGMSSVSFYANELHPVK
- the hisIE gene encoding bifunctional phosphoribosyl-AMP cyclohydrolase/phosphoribosyl-ATP diphosphatase HisIE; translated protein: MKQFENLIKELDWQKVGGLVPVIIQDAKSCEVLMLGFMNEEALKKSLECGKVVFYSRTKKRLWLKGEESGNFLNIVDLGLDCDKDSLLILVNPVGVTCHNGTISCFESVSKGGDYVFLSRLERLINARKMADESSSYTASLFQSGTKRIAQKVGEEGVETALAAVAGDREELICEGADLLYHLSVLLSDKNLSLNDLITKLKERNKG